A part of Caviibacter abscessus genomic DNA contains:
- a CDS encoding polysaccharide lyase 8 family protein produces MKKILFFSFIFSTLVLFGTENKKIDISITKNEKSTNVRSNAKISDVEHIRLKFKEFITKNPEGIVLKKLTEEEAEEQLRLLDKKVEDLLLKLDINSNEYVFSHLKNLKNEAVLRTNFLEIVNMCKAYEFLGSKYYKNSELKERIIKALTILNKNYYYVGGKETGNWWQWEIGIPKAINEIFVIMGNELPQELKMKLLNASSYFQPDARYSGASEGAKYSTTTEKRLSTGGNRADTVHISFLRSVLLNDEQGIKDATSAMSPLFEYVNEGEGFYDDGSFIQHGSVAYNGTYGTVLLSGLSQVIYLSGGTKFEIKNEKISNIYESIVNGYNYLLINGGMNDSVSGRAISNDTDLERAVNFLQAIALISEGADKEDKGKIQSLIKRVLIENNSYNIPEKVKNIVTRAILVNILKDKKIKAEKLVGSKIFSNMDRAVQFGNKGGKVLISMHSNRVANYETMLNENVKGWHTGDGMTYIYGNDSKTFNEYWPTVDMLMLPGTTESDKERELKSGERRAIPALNTWVGGASNGKYSFIGMDFISHNDKTKAKKSWLMLGDEVIAIASNITSEDGKIVTTIDNRILNHNKKVFVNGLEVFETQSIPSVKGTCIIFKDEYLNETIGYKFIDIQNAQVSFESRIGSYKDIGGKSKEKIEKQYFKLSINHGQNPQNMKYAYTILPMFNDYEIEDYNLENINIQQLDENIHIVRIKNKNLLAINMWNDEASLSTDGMHIKGHLSVLKVNKKDGIELTLSNPTHLMPNTKVILEGKYKLSKANENVKIYSEDNKTILEVYLGTNGKSVVLNLRKEM; encoded by the coding sequence ATGAAAAAAATTTTATTTTTCAGTTTTATATTCAGTACTTTAGTTTTATTTGGTACTGAAAATAAGAAAATAGATATTTCTATAACTAAAAATGAAAAAAGTACAAATGTTAGAAGTAATGCTAAAATAAGCGATGTAGAGCATATTAGACTTAAATTTAAAGAGTTTATTACTAAAAATCCAGAAGGTATAGTTTTAAAAAAATTAACAGAAGAAGAAGCTGAGGAACAATTAAGACTTTTAGATAAAAAAGTTGAAGATTTATTACTTAAACTTGACATAAATAGCAACGAATATGTTTTTTCACACTTGAAAAACTTAAAAAATGAAGCAGTGTTAAGAACTAATTTTCTTGAAATTGTTAATATGTGTAAAGCTTATGAGTTTTTAGGTAGTAAATATTATAAAAATTCTGAACTTAAAGAAAGAATTATAAAAGCACTAACTATACTTAATAAAAATTACTATTATGTAGGTGGAAAAGAAACTGGAAACTGGTGGCAATGGGAAATAGGTATACCAAAAGCTATAAATGAAATATTTGTAATAATGGGTAATGAATTGCCACAAGAACTAAAAATGAAACTTTTAAATGCTTCATCATACTTTCAACCTGATGCTAGATATTCAGGTGCATCTGAAGGGGCAAAATATTCAACCACTACTGAAAAAAGATTAAGCACAGGTGGAAATCGTGCTGATACTGTACATATTTCATTTTTAAGATCAGTTTTATTAAATGATGAACAAGGTATAAAAGATGCTACATCTGCCATGTCACCTTTATTTGAATATGTGAATGAGGGAGAAGGATTTTATGATGACGGTTCATTTATTCAACATGGATCAGTAGCATATAACGGAACATACGGGACTGTACTGTTGTCAGGTTTGAGCCAAGTCATATATTTAAGTGGAGGAACAAAATTTGAAATAAAAAATGAAAAAATTTCAAATATATATGAATCAATAGTAAATGGATATAATTATTTATTAATTAATGGTGGAATGAATGACTCTGTAAGTGGAAGAGCAATATCAAATGACACTGACTTAGAAAGAGCAGTTAATTTTTTACAGGCTATAGCATTAATTTCAGAAGGTGCTGATAAAGAAGACAAGGGGAAAATACAATCATTAATAAAAAGAGTTTTAATTGAAAATAATAGTTATAATATACCGGAAAAAGTAAAAAATATAGTTACTAGAGCAATACTTGTAAATATATTAAAAGATAAAAAAATAAAAGCTGAAAAACTAGTTGGTAGTAAAATATTTAGTAACATGGATAGAGCAGTTCAATTTGGAAATAAAGGTGGTAAGGTTCTTATATCCATGCATTCTAATAGAGTAGCTAATTATGAAACTATGCTTAATGAAAATGTAAAAGGCTGGCATACAGGTGACGGTATGACATATATTTACGGGAATGATTCAAAAACATTTAATGAATACTGGCCTACAGTAGATATGCTTATGTTACCTGGAACAACAGAAAGTGATAAAGAAAGAGAATTAAAATCAGGTGAAAGAAGAGCTATACCTGCTCTTAATACTTGGGTAGGTGGAGCAAGTAATGGTAAATATTCTTTTATAGGTATGGATTTTATCTCACATAATGATAAAACAAAAGCAAAAAAATCTTGGCTTATGTTAGGTGATGAAGTAATAGCAATAGCTTCTAATATTACAAGTGAAGATGGAAAAATTGTTACAACTATAGATAATAGAATATTAAATCATAATAAAAAAGTGTTTGTAAATGGACTAGAAGTATTTGAAACACAAAGCATACCAAGTGTAAAAGGAACATGTATAATATTTAAAGATGAATATTTAAATGAAACTATAGGATATAAATTTATAGATATTCAGAATGCACAGGTATCATTTGAAAGTAGAATAGGTTCATATAAGGATATTGGTGGAAAATCAAAGGAAAAAATTGAAAAACAATATTTCAAACTATCTATAAATCATGGACAAAATCCACAAAATATGAAATATGCATATACTATTTTGCCTATGTTTAATGATTATGAAATAGAGGACTATAATTTAGAAAATATTAATATACAACAACTAGATGAAAATATTCATATTGTTAGAATTAAAAACAAGAATTTATTAGCAATAAATATGTGGAATGATGAAGCAAGTTTAAGTACTGATGGGATGCATATAAAAGGGCATCTATCAGTTTTAAAAGTTAATAAAAAAGACGGTATAGAACTTACTTTAAGTAACCCTACA
- a CDS encoding extracellular solute-binding protein codes for MKKVLLVGLFSVLAVIGCSNKLGANSERETTIFAMHLGKALDPELPVYKKAAEKTKIKLVNVASKNQTDEVQAFNLMLSSGKLPDIIAYELTADLENLGIQGGLIPLEKLIDKYAPNIKKFFEENPRYKKDAVAVDGHIYMIPNYYDYYNLRASQGNYIRKDWLKKLNLEEPKTVEDLYNVLKAFREKDPNGNGKKDEVPIFFRANNVRKVLMPLTDLFKAKVTWYDKNGVPAYGPAQEEYKDAMIQLAKWYKEGLIDKEVFTRGMTSRDYMLSNNLGGYTNDWFASTGAYNGKLADKIPGFDFSVILPLVYKGNNKTTFSRSTHLGGWGISSSAKNPEELIKYFDFWFSEEGRRLWNYGIEGEDYTLVDGKPIFTDKILKDSEGRNPLSVLYTIGAQFRLGMFQDANYEKQWASKEALSAMNLYMESNVIEDLFPELKYTQEESKELLKIEAQMRAYAEEMSQKWILGTSSVEKDWDSYIKRLNELGLGRANQIMKTAYDRFNK; via the coding sequence ATGAAAAAAGTCTTATTAGTTGGATTATTTTCAGTTTTAGCAGTTATCGGTTGTAGTAATAAATTGGGAGCAAATAGTGAAAGAGAAACTACAATTTTTGCAATGCACTTAGGAAAGGCATTAGATCCTGAGTTACCTGTTTACAAAAAAGCTGCTGAAAAAACAAAAATTAAATTAGTAAATGTGGCTTCAAAAAATCAAACTGATGAAGTTCAAGCATTTAACTTAATGTTATCATCAGGGAAATTACCTGATATTATCGCATATGAATTAACAGCAGATCTTGAAAATTTAGGAATACAAGGTGGATTAATTCCTTTAGAAAAATTAATTGATAAATATGCACCAAATATAAAGAAATTCTTTGAAGAAAATCCTAGATATAAAAAGGATGCTGTAGCTGTTGATGGACACATTTATATGATACCTAATTATTATGATTACTATAATTTAAGAGCATCTCAAGGAAACTATATTAGAAAAGACTGGTTAAAAAAATTAAATTTAGAAGAACCTAAAACAGTTGAAGATTTATATAATGTATTAAAAGCATTTAGAGAAAAAGATCCTAATGGAAATGGTAAAAAAGATGAAGTACCTATTTTCTTTAGAGCAAATAATGTAAGAAAAGTTTTAATGCCACTTACAGATTTATTCAAAGCTAAAGTAACTTGGTATGATAAAAACGGTGTACCTGCTTATGGACCTGCACAAGAAGAATATAAAGATGCTATGATACAACTTGCTAAATGGTATAAAGAAGGTTTAATTGATAAAGAAGTATTTACAAGAGGTATGACTTCAAGAGACTATATGCTTTCTAATAATTTAGGAGGATATACTAATGACTGGTTTGCAAGTACAGGAGCATACAATGGTAAATTAGCAGATAAGATACCTGGATTTGATTTTTCTGTAATTTTACCTTTAGTTTATAAAGGAAATAATAAAACTACATTTAGTAGATCAACTCATTTAGGTGGTTGGGGAATATCTTCAAGTGCTAAAAATCCTGAAGAATTAATCAAGTATTTTGATTTCTGGTTCTCAGAAGAAGGAAGAAGATTATGGAACTATGGTATTGAAGGAGAAGATTATACTTTAGTTGACGGTAAACCAATATTTACTGATAAGATATTAAAAGATTCTGAAGGAAGAAATCCTTTATCTGTATTATATACAATAGGAGCACAATTTAGATTAGGTATGTTCCAAGATGCAAATTATGAAAAACAATGGGCATCTAAAGAAGCATTAAGTGCGATGAACTTATACATGGAATCAAATGTTATAGAAGATTTATTCCCTGAATTAAAATACACTCAAGAAGAATCAAAAGAATTATTAAAAATAGAAGCACAAATGAGAGCTTATGCTGAAGAAATGTCTCAAAAATGGATACTAGGAACTTCAAGTGTTGAAAAAGATTGGGATTCATACATTAAGAGATTGAATGAATTAGGTTTAGGAAGAGCAAATCAAATAATGAAAACTGCTTATGATAGATTTAATAAATAA
- a CDS encoding carbohydrate ABC transporter permease → MKIKMSTDEKIFYTINYILLTVLAIMFIYPILFVFSASVSNPYLLEIGEVTFLPKGFNFNSFFAAVKISGIWRAYGNSVFITLVGTIVNMLFTVSGAYVLSKPELKYRKVIIMLVVMTLWFDPGLIPRYLNFRDLGLINTYTGLIIGFAVNTFNVIILKSFFESIPKSLEESAKIDGASQLKILTNIYLPLSTAALTTVSLFYAISRWNGYFWAMVLLTDDNKAPLQVFLKKLIVEKNTAGEAAQLILPESLTSPQSVIYAVIVLSIVPVLILYPFIQKFFRKGVTLGAVKG, encoded by the coding sequence ATGAAAATTAAAATGAGTACAGATGAAAAAATATTTTATACTATAAACTATATTTTATTAACAGTATTAGCAATAATGTTTATATATCCAATACTTTTTGTGTTTTCAGCGTCAGTAAGTAATCCATATTTGCTTGAAATAGGAGAAGTAACTTTTTTACCTAAAGGTTTTAATTTTAATTCTTTCTTTGCAGCAGTTAAAATTTCAGGTATATGGAGAGCATATGGAAACTCTGTGTTTATTACTTTAGTTGGAACAATAGTAAATATGCTTTTTACGGTGAGTGGGGCCTATGTTTTATCAAAGCCTGAATTAAAATATAGAAAAGTAATAATAATGTTAGTCGTAATGACTTTATGGTTTGATCCAGGATTAATACCTAGATATTTGAATTTTAGAGATTTAGGATTAATAAATACATACACTGGACTAATAATAGGTTTTGCAGTTAATACATTTAATGTAATAATATTAAAATCGTTTTTTGAAAGTATACCAAAATCACTTGAAGAATCTGCAAAAATTGATGGAGCATCACAATTAAAAATACTTACAAATATTTATTTACCGTTATCAACAGCAGCACTTACAACAGTTTCATTGTTTTATGCTATATCAAGATGGAATGGGTATTTCTGGGCGATGGTTTTATTAACAGATGATAATAAAGCACCATTACAAGTATTTTTGAAAAAACTTATAGTTGAAAAAAATACAGCAGGAGAGGCAGCACAATTAATATTACCTGAAAGTTTAACATCTCCTCAAAGTGTTATTTATGCTGTCATTGTTTTATCAATAGTTCCTGTGTTAATACTATATCCATTTATACAAAAATTCTTTAGAAAAGGTGTAACTTTAGGAGCAGTTAAGGGTTAA
- a CDS encoding ABC transporter permease, with protein sequence MSKKVKFNRDQIELYLILLPFAIWYILFMFKPMYGLVIAFKDYNLFKGISGSDWVGLLNFREFLTSPEFYQTLKNTLMLNLYSLVFEFPFAILLALMLNEVKNKIFKLFVQTASFIPYFIAIVVAAGIAINILSPSTGVINVMLEKIGLQKVYFLSKPEYFRGIFTGLNMWKNTGFNAVIYLAALTSVDEQLYEAAKIDGAAKFDQLLHITLPSILPTIIVMLILKIGSMLNIAFETVLLLYQPATYSTSDVISTYVYRTGVLQQNFGLATAVGIFNAVVALILVYSANRISKKISNLSLW encoded by the coding sequence ATGTCGAAAAAAGTTAAATTTAATAGAGATCAAATAGAACTTTATTTAATACTACTTCCTTTTGCTATTTGGTACATATTATTTATGTTTAAACCTATGTATGGTTTAGTAATTGCGTTTAAGGATTACAATTTATTTAAAGGTATATCAGGTAGTGATTGGGTTGGATTATTAAATTTTAGAGAATTTTTAACAAGCCCAGAATTTTATCAAACGCTAAAAAATACATTAATGCTGAATTTATATAGTTTAGTATTTGAATTTCCTTTTGCTATATTGCTTGCATTAATGTTAAATGAAGTTAAAAATAAAATATTTAAACTGTTTGTACAAACAGCATCATTTATTCCGTACTTTATAGCAATAGTTGTTGCAGCAGGGATAGCAATAAATATTTTATCTCCAAGTACTGGGGTTATAAATGTAATGCTTGAAAAAATAGGGTTACAAAAAGTATATTTTTTATCAAAACCTGAATATTTTAGAGGTATTTTTACAGGTCTTAATATGTGGAAAAATACAGGGTTTAATGCGGTTATATATTTAGCAGCTTTAACATCTGTAGATGAACAACTTTATGAAGCAGCTAAAATAGATGGAGCAGCTAAATTTGATCAATTATTACATATAACATTACCAAGTATATTACCTACAATAATTGTTATGTTGATCTTAAAAATAGGAAGTATGCTTAATATAGCATTTGAAACAGTATTATTATTATATCAACCTGCAACATATTCAACTTCAGATGTAATAAGTACTTATGTATATAGAACCGGTGTATTACAACAAAATTTTGGACTTGCAACTGCGGTAGGAATATTTAATGCAGTTGTAGCGTTAATATTAGTTTATTCTGCAAATAGAATAAGTAAAAAAATATCTAATTTGAGTTTATGGTAA
- the kduI gene encoding 5-dehydro-4-deoxy-D-glucuronate isomerase, with protein sequence MKIEVRHSVHPEDSKGYTTEKLRKNYLIEKLFVADEVNLTYSHIDRVIVGGITPVTKELELGYTKELGTEYFLERRELGVINIGGKGKIIVDDEEYEMKSRDGIYIGQGNKVIKFVSEDKENPAKYYVVSASAHTKYPTVKIDISTAEPLKLGSPATSNERTIYKYINPAVCKSCQLQMGMTILEPNNVWNTMPCHTHERRMEVYLYFDMDKDSRVFHLMGEPNETRHIVMENEQAVISPSWSIHSGVGTSNYTFIWAMAGENQEYTDLKNIKMEELK encoded by the coding sequence ATGAAAATTGAAGTTAGACACAGTGTACATCCTGAAGACTCAAAGGGATATACTACTGAAAAATTAAGAAAAAATTATTTAATTGAAAAATTATTTGTTGCAGATGAAGTTAATTTAACTTACTCTCATATAGACAGAGTAATAGTTGGAGGAATAACACCTGTTACTAAAGAACTTGAATTAGGATATACAAAAGAATTAGGAACTGAATATTTTCTTGAAAGAAGAGAACTTGGTGTAATAAATATAGGTGGAAAAGGGAAAATAATTGTTGATGATGAAGAATATGAAATGAAATCAAGAGACGGGATATATATAGGTCAAGGAAATAAAGTTATAAAATTCGTTTCAGAAGATAAAGAAAATCCTGCTAAATACTATGTTGTATCAGCATCAGCACATACTAAATATCCAACAGTAAAAATAGATATATCAACAGCAGAACCTTTAAAATTAGGAAGTCCTGCAACTTCAAATGAAAGAACAATTTACAAATATATAAATCCAGCTGTTTGTAAATCATGTCAATTACAAATGGGAATGACAATTTTAGAACCAAATAATGTATGGAATACTATGCCTTGTCACACTCATGAAAGAAGAATGGAAGTTTATTTATACTTTGATATGGATAAAGATTCAAGAGTATTTCATTTAATGGGAGAACCTAATGAAACAAGACATATAGTTATGGAAAATGAACAAGCTGTTATATCACCTTCTTGGTCTATACACTCAGGAGTTGGAACATCAAATTATACATTTATATGGGCTATGGCAGGAGAAAATCAAGAATATACAGATTTAAAAAATATTAAAATGGAAGAATTAAAATAA
- the kduD gene encoding 2-dehydro-3-deoxy-D-gluconate 5-dehydrogenase KduD, producing the protein MTEYLKDLFSLDGKIAIVTGGNTGLGLAYSKALMEAGANILVTTFDDDINEIKEYADKLNKKIVFVKGDLTKKEIRNQVIDTCLKEYGKIDILVNNAGTIRRAPLLEYKEEDWNAVIDINLNSLYFLSQSVARVMVEQGHGKIINIASMLSFQGGKFVPPYTASKHGVMGLTRAFANELAQHNIQINAIAPGYIKTANTKPIRDDEKRNAEILGRIPAGKWGEVSDLMGAVIFLSSKASDYVNGHTLAVDGAWLAR; encoded by the coding sequence ATGACTGAATACTTAAAAGACTTATTTTCATTAGATGGTAAAATTGCAATTGTAACTGGTGGGAATACAGGTTTAGGACTAGCATATTCAAAAGCTTTAATGGAAGCTGGAGCTAATATATTAGTAACAACATTTGATGATGATATAAATGAAATAAAAGAATATGCAGATAAATTAAATAAAAAAATTGTTTTTGTGAAAGGTGATTTGACTAAAAAAGAAATTAGAAATCAAGTTATAGATACTTGTTTAAAAGAATATGGAAAAATTGATATTTTAGTTAATAATGCAGGAACAATAAGAAGAGCACCTTTACTTGAATATAAAGAAGAAGATTGGAATGCTGTAATTGATATAAACTTAAATTCTTTATATTTCCTATCACAAAGTGTTGCAAGAGTAATGGTTGAACAAGGTCATGGAAAAATAATAAATATAGCATCAATGCTATCATTTCAAGGTGGAAAATTTGTACCGCCATATACAGCAAGTAAGCATGGTGTAATGGGACTTACCAGAGCATTTGCAAATGAGTTGGCACAACATAATATACAAATAAATGCAATAGCTCCTGGATATATAAAAACAGCTAATACAAAGCCTATAAGAGATGATGAAAAGAGAAATGCGGAAATACTTGGAAGAATACCGGCAGGTAAATGGGGAGAAGTATCAGATTTAATGGGAGCAGTAATATTTTTATCAAGTAAAGCATCAGATTATGTGAATGGGCATACATTAGCGGTAGATGGAGCTTGGCTTGCAAGATAA
- a CDS encoding polysaccharide lyase family 8 super-sandwich domain-containing protein, producing MDLEIISKRKKYLIDEKSILTDKLENNAQIAIENLKNLDNLSVNDMKLKYNSILDVCKAYSSFGTKYFNKEEILKYIVDKIKTMRVRYYNLSSVEHTNWWQWEIGIPLLLNDIFVLIGDKCIDEMKKNLEVSHYFQSDERYSGNNPVAIHPTNNPFRESTGGNRVDTVKISFLRAALLKEDLKKPLKALSVVWNYNYENGTLKDGFYKDGSFIQHDTVPYNGTYGNVLLMGISEILYLISDTPLISELSYIDELINIIFNSFEPFFYNGIFPDMLSGRAIDRKDSSDYKIGHMIISSLLIFNEFLKSGEHKEKLEHFITREIKNNKVYDFFENENSAFIYELGKKLLDKNIIVKEYEDNIKISNTMSRIFIRNENFSIGIAMHSDKVSNFETMNGENEKAGFTGDGMYYLYTKDGDLTYLNYWNNVDHKFIAGTTEIFEDEIPTTVRLSKNTKFAGSIKYGYKSLTYMDYYNYNDKLHSNKLWIFLENKLLFLEYGINNINNTYTTIDNRKYTKLPDIYIENEKISYEINKKYVLSGNMIRVNDIIYEFIEKDLVYFTVFKRDIYYFVTIYNEYTNKNKLVWLLNLTKQKNDENIEIEYIDKGVKVKHLCDTFILKENEYIKINENKLNF from the coding sequence ATGGATTTAGAAATAATTAGCAAAAGAAAAAAGTATTTAATAGATGAAAAATCAATTTTGACAGATAAATTAGAAAATAATGCACAAATAGCAATTGAAAATCTTAAAAATCTTGATAATTTATCTGTTAATGATATGAAATTGAAATATAACTCAATACTTGATGTATGTAAAGCTTATAGTTCTTTTGGAACGAAATATTTTAATAAAGAAGAAATTTTAAAATATATAGTTGATAAAATTAAGACTATGAGAGTTAGATATTATAACTTATCATCTGTAGAACATACAAATTGGTGGCAATGGGAAATAGGAATACCGTTACTTTTAAATGATATTTTTGTTTTAATTGGAGATAAATGTATTGATGAAATGAAAAAGAATTTGGAAGTTTCACATTATTTTCAAAGTGATGAAAGATATTCAGGTAATAATCCTGTTGCGATACATCCGACAAATAATCCGTTTAGAGAATCTACTGGAGGTAATAGAGTAGATACAGTTAAAATCTCTTTTTTAAGAGCAGCTCTTTTAAAAGAAGATTTGAAAAAACCACTTAAAGCTTTGTCTGTTGTTTGGAATTATAACTACGAAAACGGTACACTAAAAGATGGGTTTTATAAAGACGGTTCATTTATACAGCATGATACAGTACCATACAACGGGACATATGGAAATGTGCTTTTAATGGGAATCAGTGAAATTTTATATCTTATATCCGATACACCTTTAATAAGTGAATTATCATATATTGATGAATTGATTAATATAATTTTTAATTCATTTGAACCATTTTTCTATAATGGAATTTTTCCAGATATGTTAAGCGGAAGGGCAATTGATAGAAAAGATAGTAGTGATTATAAAATTGGACATATGATAATATCGTCTCTACTTATTTTTAATGAATTTTTAAAATCTGGTGAACATAAAGAGAAACTTGAACACTTTATAACCAGAGAAATAAAAAACAACAAAGTATATGATTTTTTTGAAAATGAAAATTCAGCATTTATTTATGAGCTAGGGAAAAAACTTTTAGACAAAAATATAATTGTGAAAGAATATGAAGATAATATCAAAATTTCTAATACAATGAGTAGAATATTTATAAGAAATGAAAATTTTTCAATAGGAATAGCAATGCATTCAGATAAAGTTTCCAATTTTGAAACTATGAATGGTGAAAATGAAAAAGCTGGTTTTACCGGTGATGGAATGTATTATTTATATACAAAAGATGGTGATTTAACATATCTTAATTATTGGAATAATGTAGATCATAAATTTATAGCAGGAACTACTGAAATATTTGAAGATGAAATACCCACTACTGTAAGACTTTCAAAAAACACAAAATTTGCAGGTAGTATAAAATATGGATATAAGTCATTAACATATATGGATTATTACAATTACAATGATAAATTGCATTCAAATAAGTTATGGATATTTTTAGAAAATAAATTATTATTTTTAGAATATGGAATAAATAATATTAATAATACATATACGACAATAGATAACAGAAAGTATACAAAACTTCCTGATATATACATAGAAAATGAAAAAATTTCATATGAAATTAATAAAAAATATGTTTTGTCGGGAAATATGATAAGAGTAAATGATATAATTTATGAATTTATAGAAAAAGATTTAGTGTATTTTACTGTTTTTAAAAGAGATATATATTATTTTGTAACTATATATAATGAATATACAAATAAAAATAAACTTGTTTGGTTATTAAACTTAACTAAACAAAAAAATGATGAAAATATAGAAATAGAATATATTGATAAAGGTGTAAAAGTAAAACATTTATGTGATACTTTTATACTTAAAGAAAATGAGTACATAAAAATAAATGAGAATAAATTAAATTTTTAA
- a CDS encoding bifunctional 2-keto-4-hydroxyglutarate aldolase/2-keto-3-deoxy-6-phosphogluconate aldolase codes for MKEAVLKKIKDNILVAVVRGKDDEDAYEISKKIIAGGIKTIEVTFSTPYADNAIEKLSKEYLKDNDVVIGAGTVLDEITARIAILRGAKFIVSPHLNTEISKVCNRYAIPYLPGCGSVTEVLNAIEAGSDVVKLFPGALLGPSYIKDVKGPIPYAKMMPSGGVSIDNIDVWLKNGAYAVGIGSALVKNGHDNISIETKKFVDKIKSLNL; via the coding sequence ATGAAGGAAGCAGTTTTAAAAAAAATAAAAGATAATATTTTAGTTGCAGTAGTTCGTGGAAAAGATGATGAAGATGCTTACGAAATATCTAAAAAAATTATAGCAGGTGGAATAAAAACAATAGAAGTTACTTTTTCAACACCCTATGCAGACAACGCAATTGAAAAATTAAGTAAAGAATATTTAAAAGACAATGATGTAGTTATTGGTGCTGGAACTGTATTAGATGAAATAACAGCAAGAATAGCTATATTAAGAGGGGCAAAATTTATTGTATCTCCACATCTTAATACAGAAATTTCTAAAGTTTGTAATAGATATGCTATACCTTATTTACCAGGTTGTGGAAGTGTAACAGAAGTTTTAAATGCAATTGAAGCAGGTTCAGATGTTGTTAAATTATTTCCAGGAGCATTACTTGGACCTTCATATATTAAAGATGTTAAAGGACCTATACCTTATGCTAAAATGATGCCTTCAGGAGGAGTTAGTATAGATAATATAGATGTTTGGCTAAAAAATGGAGCATACGCTGTAGGTATAGGAAGTGCTTTGGTAAAAAATGGGCATGATAATATATCGATTGAGACAAAAAAATTCGTTGATAAAATTAAAAGTTTAAATTTATAG
- a CDS encoding sugar kinase codes for MKKVMLIGEPLTLFIANKVGNLEDITEFTRKVAGAELNVAVGLTRLGYNAKYLTNLGEDPCGKSIIKFLKKENIGTDCIKVLDGEKTGVQLKAKTTSGDPEVSYYRTNTAACKISEKDIETVDFKEIDLLHITGIPLAISESFKKAIIYAIKKAKENGVIVTFDPNIRISMWKDKDQMKKTINEIAIMSDYFIPGISECEYLIGEKEIDKISEKYFYMGVKRIIVKDGSKGSYYIDKNSKIFESGFIVDEVVDTVGAGDGFAVGIISSILENLSESDMLIRANAIGAIQVMNESDNEGLPTYDKLQKYIQNTKRRK; via the coding sequence ATGAAAAAGGTAATGCTTATTGGAGAGCCTTTGACATTGTTTATAGCAAACAAGGTTGGAAATTTAGAAGATATTACTGAATTTACTAGAAAAGTTGCCGGAGCTGAATTAAATGTTGCAGTTGGGCTTACAAGATTAGGGTATAATGCGAAATATCTTACAAATTTAGGTGAAGATCCATGTGGGAAAAGTATAATAAAATTTTTGAAAAAAGAAAATATAGGTACTGATTGTATAAAGGTTTTAGATGGTGAAAAAACTGGCGTACAATTAAAAGCGAAAACAACAAGCGGAGATCCTGAAGTTTCTTATTATAGGACAAATACGGCTGCTTGTAAAATATCTGAAAAAGATATAGAAACTGTAGATTTTAAAGAAATTGATTTACTACATATAACAGGGATACCTCTCGCAATATCAGAAAGTTTTAAAAAAGCGATTATCTATGCGATAAAAAAAGCAAAAGAAAACGGTGTTATTGTAACATTTGATCCTAATATTAGAATTAGTATGTGGAAAGATAAAGATCAAATGAAAAAAACAATAAATGAAATAGCTATAATGTCTGATTATTTTATACCAGGGATATCGGAATGTGAGTATTTAATTGGTGAAAAAGAGATAGATAAAATTTCTGAAAAATATTTTTATATGGGTGTTAAAAGAATTATAGTAAAAGATGGCTCAAAAGGTTCATATTATATTGATAAAAATAGTAAAATATTTGAATCTGGTTTTATAGTTGATGAAGTGGTTGATACTGTAGGTGCAGGAGATGGATTTGCAGTTGGTATAATAAGTTCAATATTAGAAAATTTAAGCGAAAGTGATATGCTTATAAGAGCAAATGCGATAGGTGCAATTCAAGTTATGAATGAAAGTGATAATGAAGGGTTGCCTACATATGATAAATTACAAAAATATATACAAAATACAAAAAGGAGAAAATAG